The region CGCGCACGTCGCCGGCCGGCGTCGCGCGTTTTGCCGAACGCGCCAGTGTATGCGACGGCGTCATGCCAAAATAGCCGGTCGTTCCCGCGCCTCTCACGGCGCACCGTCCTTTCGTTTCGTACGCAGCCAAGGATTGCCATGTCGTCATTGCTCAGGATTGGTTTGATGGGTTTCGGTTTCGCCGGCGCGACGTTCCACGCGCCCGTGATCGCCACGAGCGGCCGCACCGAGGTCGCCGCGATCGCGACGGGTCAGCCCGATCGCGCGCGCGCCGCGTATCCGGGCGCGCGCATCGTTCCCGATCTCGATGCGCTGCTCGCCCTCGACGACATCGATTGCGTGGTGATCGCCACGCCGAACGACACGCACTTCACGCTCGCGCGGCGGGTGCTCGAAGCCGGCCGCCACGTCGTCGTCGACAAGCCCGTTACGCTCACCGCCGACGAGGCGCTCGCGCTCGCCCGGCTCGCGAACGCGCGCAGCCGCCTGTTCGCGCCATTTCACAATCGCCGCTGGGACGGCGACTTCCTCACCGTGCGCCGCATCGTCGAATCCGGCGAACTCGGCCGGGTGACCTGGTTCGCGTCGCACTTCGACCGCTTCCGCCCGACGCCGCGCACGCGCTGGCGCGAGGAACCCGCGCGCGGCGGCGGCCTGTTGCTCGATCTCGGCCCGCACCTGATCGACCAGGCGCTCGTGCTGTTCGGGCTGCCGCAGACGGTCAGCGCCACGGTGAAAACGCGCCGCGACAACGGCGCCGCGCCCGATCTGGTGCATCTGCTGCTCGGCTATCCGGACAAGGACGTCGCGCTGCACGCGAGCGCGCTGTCGGCGATCGAGCCGCCGCGCTTCACGCTCCACGGCACGTGCGGCAGCTATCAGAAGTTCGGGCTCGACACGCAGGAAGATCAGTTGAAAGCCGGCCTCACGCCGGACCACGTCGAGTTCGGCGGCGGCAACCCGCCCGGGGTGCTGCGCGTACTCGAGGGCGACCTCGAAGTCGAACGCCCGGTGCCGACGCTCGACGGCCAGTACGCGGAGTTCTATCGCGCGCTCGCCGCGTCGGTCCACGACGGCGCACCGTTCCCGGTCGCGCCGCAGGACGCGGTCGACGTGATGACGATCATCGAGCTCGCCGCGCAAAGCGAGCACGAAGGCCGCC is a window of Burkholderia latens DNA encoding:
- a CDS encoding oxidoreductase, with the translated sequence MSSLLRIGLMGFGFAGATFHAPVIATSGRTEVAAIATGQPDRARAAYPGARIVPDLDALLALDDIDCVVIATPNDTHFTLARRVLEAGRHVVVDKPVTLTADEALALARLANARSRLFAPFHNRRWDGDFLTVRRIVESGELGRVTWFASHFDRFRPTPRTRWREEPARGGGLLLDLGPHLIDQALVLFGLPQTVSATVKTRRDNGAAPDLVHLLLGYPDKDVALHASALSAIEPPRFTLHGTCGSYQKFGLDTQEDQLKAGLTPDHVEFGGGNPPGVLRVLEGDLEVERPVPTLDGQYAEFYRALAASVHDGAPFPVAPQDAVDVMTIIELAAQSEHEGRRVPFVRRTV